A part of Helicobacter ibis genomic DNA contains:
- the mrdA gene encoding penicillin-binding protein 2, translating into MNRRLVLLFCAFGVFWIILLVRIFNISVVSHEYYEKQAFNNTIREEPIIPIRGQILDRLGEPLATNVVDFTITLPPKLSVGENREILNSEIDRILKFFPQYTKDELIKSYRRQDTAYNHEYIPIIERVTREVVLNHYPELSQSDILRVEPSAKRFYPNLTSASHVIGYVSKANAKDMERQPISKYTKHIGKEGLERQYDTYLQGELGLRTIKVTALNKIVDNVSYNAPEENRDLLTTLDIRIQREMDKVFDGKNGVAIVMDARNGEILAAGSYPEYDLNLFVDGISYKNWNALRDSPYKPLINKFINGLYPPGSVIKMGMGLAFLEHADIDEYTELQTPPFIEIGGRKFRDWKEEGHGSSDLFKALKRSVDVYFYTLSQKVDFEVVADTLKQMGLGIKTGVDLPNEFVGIVPSPSLKKARYKQSWYAGDSVVSSIGQGLFLTTPLQIANYTALIATGKLPTPHFVKQMGGEEIERPSKDVLNEFQKSKLYALQEGMRQVCGDVGGTANYATRESKASLACKTGTAQVVGISQEDKARIKEKDMDYFHRSQAWITGYLPANNPKYVITIMVEHGGSGSSTSGPVLAQLANVLVDLGYVEQK; encoded by the coding sequence ATGAATAGACGACTTGTATTATTATTTTGTGCTTTTGGCGTGTTTTGGATTATCTTGCTTGTTAGAATCTTCAATATAAGTGTAGTCTCACATGAATATTATGAAAAACAAGCTTTTAACAACACAATAAGAGAAGAGCCAATAATTCCAATTAGAGGGCAGATATTAGATAGGCTTGGTGAGCCATTAGCCACCAATGTTGTGGATTTTACAATTACTCTTCCACCCAAATTATCTGTTGGAGAAAATAGAGAAATTTTAAATAGTGAAATAGATAGAATTTTAAAATTTTTTCCACAATATACAAAAGATGAGTTAATAAAATCATATAGAAGGCAAGATACAGCATACAACCATGAATATATACCAATAATAGAGCGTGTCACAAGAGAAGTAGTGTTAAATCATTACCCAGAACTATCGCAAAGTGATATCTTAAGAGTTGAGCCTTCAGCAAAAAGATTTTACCCAAACTTAACTAGTGCTTCCCATGTAATAGGCTATGTAAGCAAAGCAAATGCAAAGGATATGGAAAGACAGCCAATATCAAAATATACTAAGCATATAGGAAAAGAAGGATTAGAGAGACAATATGATACATATTTGCAAGGGGAGCTTGGATTAAGGACTATTAAAGTTACTGCATTAAATAAAATAGTAGACAATGTATCATATAACGCACCAGAAGAAAACAGAGATTTATTAACGACGCTAGATATAAGAATTCAAAGAGAAATGGATAAGGTTTTTGATGGTAAAAATGGTGTTGCAATAGTAATGGACGCTAGAAATGGTGAGATACTAGCGGCTGGAAGTTATCCTGAATATGATTTGAATTTATTTGTTGATGGCATTTCTTATAAAAATTGGAATGCCCTTAGAGATAGCCCATATAAACCGCTTATAAATAAATTTATAAATGGACTTTATCCTCCCGGTTCTGTTATTAAAATGGGTATGGGTTTGGCATTTTTAGAACATGCAGATATAGATGAATACACAGAGTTACAAACTCCACCATTTATAGAAATAGGTGGAAGGAAATTTAGAGATTGGAAAGAAGAAGGACATGGGAGTTCTGATTTATTTAAGGCGTTAAAAAGAAGTGTAGATGTTTATTTTTACACTTTATCTCAGAAGGTTGATTTTGAGGTTGTAGCAGATACGCTAAAACAAATGGGACTTGGAATTAAAACTGGGGTTGATTTGCCAAATGAATTTGTAGGAATTGTTCCATCACCATCTTTAAAGAAAGCTAGATATAAGCAGTCATGGTATGCTGGTGATAGTGTTGTTAGCTCTATAGGTCAAGGTTTGTTTTTGACTACCCCTTTGCAGATTGCAAATTACACAGCATTAATTGCAACAGGCAAACTTCCAACACCTCATTTTGTAAAACAAATGGGTGGGGAAGAAATAGAGCGACCTTCAAAAGATGTGCTAAATGAATTCCAAAAAAGCAAATTATACGCCCTACAAGAAGGTATGAGGCAGGTGTGTGGTGATGTTGGCGGGACTGCAAATTATGCCACAAGAGAGAGTAAAGCATCTCTAGCTTGTAAGACTGGAACTGCACAAGTGGTAGGAATCTCACAAGAAGATAAAGCAAGAATCAAAGAAAAAGACATGGATTATTTTCATCGTTCTCAAGCGTGGATTACTGGATATTTGCCTGCTAATAATCCAAAATATGTAATTACAATCATGGTAGAACATGGAGGTAGTGGGTCTAGCACTAGTGGTCCTGTATTGGCACAATTAGCAAATGTGCTTGTAGATTTAGGGTATGTAGAACAAAAATGA
- the hisB gene encoding imidazoleglycerol-phosphate dehydratase HisB, with protein sequence MKELARKTKETSIEAKLLLYGSGTYNIDTNIGFFNHMLETLSKHARFDLELKCVGDIEVDFHHSVEDCGIVLGKLVHDSLFPIQNIERFGNASVVMDEACVECDLDVSNRGFLFFDLDLSGKVGSFDCELVEEFFRAFSMNAGLSVHIHKKRGKNNHHIIEATFKSFAVALRRACVISHNANIPSTKGIL encoded by the coding sequence ATGAAAGAATTAGCTAGAAAAACAAAAGAAACAAGCATCGAGGCAAAACTTTTGCTATATGGCAGTGGCACTTATAATATAGATACTAATATAGGATTCTTTAATCATATGCTAGAGACATTATCAAAACACGCTAGGTTTGATTTGGAGTTAAAGTGTGTTGGTGATATAGAGGTTGATTTTCATCATAGCGTAGAAGATTGCGGGATTGTGCTTGGTAAGCTTGTGCATGATAGTTTATTTCCTATACAGAATATAGAAAGATTCGGCAATGCTTCAGTTGTTATGGACGAAGCTTGTGTTGAGTGCGATTTAGATGTTAGCAATAGGGGATTTTTGTTTTTTGATTTGGATTTAAGTGGCAAGGTTGGTAGCTTTGATTGTGAGCTTGTTGAAGAGTTTTTTAGGGCTTTTAGTATGAATGCTGGATTATCAGTGCATATACATAAAAAAAGAGGAAAGAATAATCACCATATAATAGAGGCTACTTTTAAAAGTTTTGCAGTTGCTTTGCGCAGGGCTTGTGTAATTAGTCATAATGCGAACATACCAAGCACAAAGGGAATCTTGTGA
- a CDS encoding HP0268 family nuclease encodes MDIKLAREHTSDKPTKITLKKLEDMLDDKKINIFYCDKDNSHKDMMALLEHFSKKGKQAYFREVRYGLDDGDYMYEIHVL; translated from the coding sequence ATGGATATAAAATTAGCTAGAGAACATACAAGCGATAAACCAACCAAAATTACTTTAAAAAAATTAGAAGATATGTTAGATGATAAGAAAATAAATATTTTTTATTGCGATAAAGATAACTCTCATAAAGATATGATGGCTTTATTGGAGCATTTTAGCAAGAAGGGCAAACAAGCATATTTTAGAGAAGTAAGATATGGGTTAGATGATGGTGATTATATGTATGAAATACATGTTTTATAA
- a CDS encoding lysophospholipid acyltransferase family protein: MKKRFLLFIIPFFVFVTIRILRCLCKVEYKVSQESLELLKSKEGFIFAFWHGELLFQPLVFRKYSKDKKAFVLISHHFDGEIISRSMSYFGLYSLRGSSSRGGSRALLEIVRKLKDNNIIAITPDGPRGPYHSVANGIVLASQKSNAKILISKVIYSNAWELGSWDRFKIPKPFSKVTFYLKDPILLESLSIDKAKEFIKEYMEFKEVA; the protein is encoded by the coding sequence ATGAAAAAGAGGTTTTTACTATTTATTATTCCATTTTTTGTGTTTGTAACAATAAGAATCTTGCGATGTTTATGTAAAGTAGAATATAAAGTTTCACAGGAATCTTTGGAGCTTTTAAAGTCTAAAGAAGGTTTTATTTTTGCATTTTGGCATGGTGAGTTACTTTTTCAACCTCTGGTGTTTCGCAAATATTCAAAAGACAAAAAAGCATTCGTACTCATAAGTCATCATTTTGATGGTGAGATTATCTCAAGGAGTATGTCATATTTTGGGCTATATTCACTTAGAGGCTCTAGTTCTAGAGGTGGCAGTAGGGCATTGTTAGAAATAGTAAGGAAGCTAAAGGATAATAATATAATAGCAATCACACCAGATGGTCCAAGAGGTCCATATCATAGCGTAGCAAATGGTATTGTATTGGCTTCACAAAAGTCTAATGCAAAGATTTTGATATCTAAAGTTATTTATAGCAATGCGTGGGAGTTAGGTAGTTGGGATAGATTTAAAATTCCAAAGCCTTTTAGCAAAGTTACTTTTTATTTGAAAGATCCTATATTATTAGAATCTTTAAGTATTGATAAGGCAAAAGAGTTTATAAAAGAATATATGGAATTTAAAGAGGTAGCATGA
- a CDS encoding N-acetyltransferase — protein sequence MIIIKPTLQYIEEMRKLVAPQVQSGVILDRSVDVMANMIRSYRVAFCEKDELDFNSISLDSKSINDLKNPTMLGFCALHIHSLELAEIRSLVVAPFAQRKGVATHLINDCINEALLLGIKEILVLTYRKELFQKLGFIEISKDKIPNHKIWADCIACKHFPLCDEIALIKNI from the coding sequence ATGATTATTATTAAACCAACTTTACAATATATAGAAGAAATGCGGAAATTAGTAGCACCACAAGTGCAAAGTGGCGTCATACTTGATAGAAGCGTAGATGTAATGGCAAATATGATTCGTTCTTATCGTGTGGCATTTTGTGAGAAAGATGAGCTTGATTTTAATTCTATATCTTTAGATAGTAAGTCAATAAATGATCTTAAAAATCCAACAATGCTAGGGTTTTGTGCCTTGCATATACATTCTTTGGAGTTAGCAGAGATTCGAAGTTTGGTAGTAGCGCCTTTTGCACAAAGAAAGGGAGTGGCAACGCATCTTATAAATGATTGTATAAATGAAGCGTTATTGCTAGGTATAAAAGAGATCTTAGTTTTAACTTATAGAAAAGAATTGTTTCAAAAGTTAGGTTTTATTGAGATAAGTAAGGATAAAATTCCTAATCATAAAATTTGGGCGGATTGTATAGCATGCAAACATTTTCCTCTGTGCGACGAAATAGCACTGATAAAAAATATCTAA
- the yihA gene encoding ribosome biogenesis GTP-binding protein YihA/YsxC: MMQLLKSSFVTSAQNIHQCPPQLFSEIVFLGRSNVGKSTFINLLCNQKNLAKSSQTPGKTQLINFFLTEWQMDSDNIVKVYFVDLPGFGYAKVSKTKKELWNKNLVEFLQKRDNIRLFVHLVDSRHPNLEIDNNLALFVNQFLRGDQRLVRVFTKFDKLNSSEKSKLKQKFKDSKFSSSLKNDSIVEMREFLINQALGSLGVLD, encoded by the coding sequence ATGATGCAATTATTAAAAAGTAGCTTTGTAACATCTGCACAAAATATCCACCAATGTCCTCCGCAACTTTTTAGTGAGATTGTATTTTTAGGTAGAAGTAATGTTGGAAAAAGCACTTTTATAAATCTCTTATGTAATCAAAAAAATCTAGCTAAAAGCTCACAAACTCCGGGTAAAACACAACTTATTAACTTTTTTTTAACAGAATGGCAAATGGATAGTGATAATATTGTTAAGGTTTATTTTGTTGATTTGCCGGGTTTTGGGTATGCAAAGGTATCAAAGACAAAAAAGGAATTGTGGAATAAAAATTTAGTCGAGTTTTTGCAAAAGCGTGATAATATAAGGCTATTTGTGCATTTAGTTGATAGCCGTCACCCAAATTTGGAAATTGATAATAATTTAGCATTATTTGTAAATCAATTTTTAAGAGGCGATCAAAGGCTAGTTAGAGTTTTTACAAAATTTGACAAGCTAAATTCATCTGAAAAATCTAAGTTAAAACAGAAGTTTAAAGATAGTAAATTTAGCAGTAGTCTAAAAAATGATAGTATAGTTGAAATGAGAGAGTTTCTAATTAATCAAGCACTTGGAAGTTTAGGCGTATTGGATTAG
- a CDS encoding KdsC family phosphatase, with amino-acid sequence MIKLIVLDVDGTLTNGEIIYSNSGEELKSFNVKDGLGIAAWIKLGGQVAIITGRTSKIVENRSKELGIQHIKQGVSDKYQVLQSILIESKIDISEVAAIGDDLNDLKMLKSLKYSFAPKDSVKEIRKVAFKVLKSNGGDGAVREMIDYLIKKEKLQRKLYEIFE; translated from the coding sequence GTGATAAAGCTAATAGTCTTAGATGTAGATGGCACTTTAACTAATGGAGAGATAATATACTCCAATAGTGGCGAGGAGTTAAAGAGCTTTAATGTAAAAGATGGGCTTGGGATTGCTGCTTGGATTAAGCTAGGAGGGCAGGTTGCAATAATTACAGGTCGAACCTCAAAAATAGTAGAAAATAGATCAAAAGAACTTGGGATTCAACACATAAAGCAGGGGGTTAGCGACAAATATCAAGTATTACAAAGCATTTTAATAGAATCTAAAATAGACATAAGTGAAGTTGCCGCTATTGGAGATGATTTAAATGATTTAAAAATGTTAAAATCGCTTAAATATTCTTTTGCACCCAAAGATTCTGTAAAAGAAATAAGAAAAGTGGCATTTAAGGTTTTAAAATCAAATGGCGGAGATGGTGCTGTTAGAGAAATGATTGATTATTTGATTAAAAAAGAAAAACTTCAAAGAAAGCTTTATGAAATTTTTGAGTAA
- a CDS encoding septal ring lytic transglycosylase RlpA family protein, which produces MNLKLLLFSGFVLLFVGCSSKGHNVYYSDYGSTGGAYGGSGNYGTPNKNPKSHEATMRPYQINGKWYYPTTVTLGESYDGIASWYGPKFHGKKTSNGEIYSMYAHTAAHKTLPMNTIVKVTSQENGKSTIVRINDRGPFVAGRIIDLSNVAARDIDMLTTGTARVKVEVIGFDGVISDSMPLSKENLANSEYEIAHTNNSVQLSNFMVQIGAFRRKEGAEAFKNTHSNHAPYHATIREYQLDDSPIYRVMLSGFKSEEEARDFIKSNKVVGAFIVTN; this is translated from the coding sequence ATGAATCTTAAATTATTGTTATTTAGCGGTTTTGTTTTGTTGTTTGTTGGTTGTAGCTCTAAGGGGCATAATGTATATTATAGTGATTATGGTAGTACCGGTGGTGCATATGGTGGTAGCGGTAATTATGGCACACCAAATAAAAATCCAAAGTCACATGAAGCAACAATGCGTCCTTATCAGATAAATGGTAAGTGGTATTATCCGACAACTGTTACTTTGGGTGAAAGTTATGATGGAATTGCTAGTTGGTATGGTCCGAAGTTTCATGGGAAGAAAACTTCAAATGGCGAGATATATAGCATGTATGCACATACTGCAGCACATAAGACGCTTCCTATGAATACAATAGTTAAAGTTACAAGCCAAGAAAATGGAAAATCAACAATAGTTAGGATAAATGATAGAGGTCCTTTTGTGGCTGGAAGAATAATAGACTTATCAAATGTAGCAGCAAGGGATATTGATATGCTAACAACTGGAACTGCTAGAGTTAAAGTTGAGGTCATAGGTTTTGATGGCGTGATTTCAGATTCTATGCCTTTATCAAAAGAGAATCTAGCAAATAGCGAATATGAAATAGCACATACAAATAATAGTGTGCAACTTTCTAATTTTATGGTTCAAATTGGTGCTTTTAGAAGAAAAGAGGGTGCAGAAGCATTTAAAAATACACACTCTAACCATGCTCCATATCATGCTACAATAAGAGAATATCAACTTGATGACTCTCCTATATATCGTGTTATGCTTAGTGGATTTAAAAGCGAAGAGGAGGCTAGAGATTTTATTAAATCAAATAAGGTAGTTGGTGCATTTATAGTAACAAACTAG
- the coaBC gene encoding bifunctional phosphopantothenoylcysteine decarboxylase/phosphopantothenate--cysteine ligase CoaBC produces MIEILQKSQILKDKKIILGVSASISIYKSIEVMRLLQKCGASVRVVMSDRAREFVSPIIFESLSGNLVLTKDSQSWSNPLLNHIEIAKWGDVFLLAPISANSINKLSYGFSDNVLLESFLAFKGKKIIAPSANTNMIENKITQESLVKLESIGVEIISPQSKELACKMVGNGALSDVLEIVYRTIRILLLDLSFVNKNICISAGGSKECIDSVRYISNFSSGKMGSSIALAAYFLGARVSVVGDIPFIIPQDILLHKAKSTNEYLSHIEKWQHTIDNKKDSILFMCAAISDYVPLSTSDAKLKKSEIGKEWNLKLKENIDILKSILKSQITIGFKLESSNGLISATNALSEKNIDAICLNEMSNNPLNSDDNEIIFITKDKNIKLNKDNKLSLAFRILNEAIKL; encoded by the coding sequence ATGATAGAAATATTACAAAAATCACAAATACTAAAAGATAAGAAGATTATTCTAGGGGTTAGTGCAAGTATTTCTATATATAAATCAATAGAAGTTATGAGATTATTGCAGAAGTGTGGGGCTAGTGTTAGAGTTGTTATGAGTGATAGAGCAAGAGAATTTGTCTCTCCAATAATCTTTGAATCTTTAAGTGGCAATTTAGTTTTAACAAAAGATTCTCAAAGTTGGTCGAATCCTCTCTTAAATCACATAGAAATTGCTAAGTGGGGAGATGTATTTTTATTAGCACCAATTAGTGCAAATAGCATTAATAAGCTATCTTATGGATTTTCAGATAATGTTCTTTTAGAGAGTTTTTTAGCCTTTAAGGGTAAAAAAATAATAGCACCAAGTGCCAATACAAATATGATAGAAAATAAAATTACACAAGAATCTCTTGTAAAATTAGAAAGTATAGGTGTTGAGATAATAAGTCCACAGAGTAAAGAGTTGGCTTGTAAAATGGTTGGCAATGGCGCATTAAGCGATGTGCTAGAGATTGTATATAGGACTATTAGAATCTTACTTTTAGATTTATCTTTTGTGAATAAAAATATATGTATAAGTGCTGGCGGGAGTAAAGAGTGCATAGATAGTGTGCGATATATTTCGAATTTTTCAAGTGGTAAGATGGGGAGTAGCATTGCATTGGCTGCGTATTTTTTGGGTGCCAGAGTTAGTGTTGTAGGCGATATTCCATTTATTATTCCGCAAGATATACTCTTGCATAAAGCAAAAAGCACAAACGAATATCTATCTCACATAGAAAAGTGGCAACATACAATAGATAATAAAAAAGATTCAATATTATTTATGTGTGCTGCGATTAGTGATTATGTGCCATTAAGCACAAGTGATGCAAAGCTAAAAAAATCAGAAATAGGCAAAGAATGGAATCTAAAATTAAAAGAAAATATTGATATTTTAAAGAGCATTTTAAAAAGCCAAATTACAATAGGATTTAAATTGGAATCAAGTAATGGCTTGATAAGTGCAACAAATGCATTAAGTGAAAAAAATATAGATGCAATATGCCTAAATGAAATGTCAAATAATCCACTAAATAGCGATGATAATGAAATAATATTCATAACAAAAGATAAAAATATAAAGCTAAATAAAGATAATAAACTATCTCTAGCTTTTAGAATCTTAAATGAGGCAATAAAGCTATGA
- a CDS encoding LptA/OstA family protein has translation MKYLIFVLFILCALRADKIEVSAKEFIGSSKDRITKLKGNVEVKRANDVLNSKEAFIYLDSNNKPTKMRAIGDVKFAIALQDNRKFSGSANEVIYLPNKKEYQLLGNVVVVENGKSNSIKGDKILVSHEAGYINVLGDEDKPAKLIFKLDKKEQ, from the coding sequence ATGAAGTATTTAATTTTTGTATTATTTATTTTATGTGCTTTAAGAGCTGATAAAATAGAAGTGAGTGCGAAGGAATTTATAGGTTCTAGCAAGGATAGAATAACAAAACTTAAGGGCAATGTAGAGGTAAAAAGAGCAAATGATGTTTTAAACTCAAAAGAGGCTTTTATATACCTTGATAGCAATAACAAACCAACTAAAATGAGGGCTATTGGAGATGTGAAGTTTGCTATTGCTTTGCAGGATAATAGGAAGTTTAGTGGTAGTGCAAATGAAGTAATATATCTGCCAAACAAAAAAGAATACCAACTACTAGGCAATGTCGTAGTAGTAGAGAATGGTAAAAGCAATAGTATAAAGGGAGATAAGATTCTAGTATCACATGAAGCAGGATATATAAATGTGCTTGGAGATGAAGATAAACCAGCAAAGTTAATTTTCAAACTTGATAAAAAAGAGCAATGA
- a CDS encoding lytic transglycosylase domain-containing protein → MRIIYFILLFCSFAFSQFNSISYDAKGEDVLKTFDIEPSFLNNEYFISVKNNFLSNKREEYLLEKFKDGYEFIPTLKEMFLKEEIPQEFLYLAMIESGFSLSARSNKRAVGMWQFIPKTAKSMGLTINTQIDERKDPIKSTQVAIEYLKYLKNSFGKWYLAAIAYNCGEGRLRRAIAKANSDSLGILLDPDKKYIPLESRMYIRKILSVSFLFHNIDTLKTNDYDYFLNRGANSLLASIEVLPATPLVDIANEAGIDLDELKRLNPHFKKNITPTTQKLYNVYLPYKYLAIYKEKNLDNNLKEKLNERKYLVHRIKKGDTINAIARKYGVSKRLITQYNSIKNVNKLSINQEIIIPLEKENA, encoded by the coding sequence ATGAGAATTATTTATTTTATTTTATTGTTTTGTTCGTTTGCTTTTTCGCAGTTTAATAGTATTAGCTATGACGCTAAAGGTGAAGATGTTTTAAAGACATTTGACATAGAGCCTTCGTTTTTAAATAATGAATATTTTATTAGTGTTAAGAATAATTTTTTAAGCAACAAAAGAGAAGAGTATTTGCTTGAAAAATTTAAAGATGGATATGAGTTTATACCAACTTTAAAAGAAATGTTTTTAAAAGAAGAGATTCCGCAAGAGTTTTTGTATCTAGCAATGATTGAATCTGGGTTTTCTCTATCTGCAAGATCTAATAAAAGAGCAGTTGGAATGTGGCAGTTTATCCCAAAAACAGCTAAATCAATGGGATTAACAATTAATACACAAATAGATGAGAGAAAAGATCCTATAAAATCAACACAAGTGGCAATAGAGTATTTAAAATATCTAAAAAATAGTTTTGGCAAGTGGTATCTAGCTGCTATTGCCTATAATTGCGGTGAGGGGAGATTAAGGAGGGCAATAGCAAAAGCCAATAGTGATTCTTTAGGAATCTTGCTAGACCCTGATAAAAAATATATTCCGCTTGAGAGTAGAATGTATATTAGAAAAATCCTATCTGTTTCGTTTTTGTTTCACAATATAGATACTTTAAAAACAAATGATTATGATTATTTCTTAAATAGAGGTGCCAATTCTTTGCTTGCTTCTATTGAAGTTCTACCGGCTACGCCTCTTGTGGATATTGCAAATGAAGCTGGTATAGATTTAGATGAATTAAAGAGACTAAATCCTCACTTCAAAAAAAACATAACTCCAACCACACAAAAACTATATAATGTGTATCTTCCATATAAATATTTAGCAATTTATAAAGAAAAGAATTTGGATAATAATTTGAAAGAAAAGTTAAATGAGAGAAAATATCTAGTCCATAGGATAAAAAAGGGTGATACTATAAATGCTATTGCTAGAAAATATGGTGTTTCTAAAAGGTTAATTACGCAATATAATTCAATTAAAAATGTAAATAAATTGTCTATTAATCAAGAAATTATTATTCCATTAGAAAAAGAAAATGCATAG
- the miaB gene encoding tRNA (N6-isopentenyl adenosine(37)-C2)-methylthiotransferase MiaB gives MSKKLYIETLGCAMNERDSDHIIAELSDKEGYGLTNNPKEADLILINTCSVREKPEKKLFSEIGQYAKIKKHDAKIGVCGCTASHLGDEILKKTKAVNFVLGARNVSKISQIIHKDRVAWVDIDYDDSAYVFSQGNISNVRGFVNISIGCDKKCSYCIVPKTRGKEISIPADLIINEVKRLVDNGVKEVLLLGQNVNSYGKNFSTIHRAINFTQLLSEISNINGLHRIRFTSPHPLHMDDEFILEFANNKKICKSIHMPLQSGSTKILRDMRRGYTKEWFLNRAEKMKSLIPQLTIGTDIIVGFPGESEEDFLDTLDVLEKVSFDTMYSFIYSTRPHTEAKELLESGKIELVDEDIAKNRLARLQDRHKELLGITNQAQLGQIHEILFESYKEGMLEGRSDTNKLVRVSGDESLVGSICNARISEVRGAQLFGELV, from the coding sequence TTGAGTAAAAAATTATACATAGAAACGCTTGGTTGTGCTATGAATGAACGCGATAGTGATCATATAATAGCAGAGCTTAGTGACAAAGAGGGTTATGGTTTAACTAATAATCCAAAAGAAGCTGATTTAATACTAATTAATACTTGTAGTGTGCGTGAAAAACCAGAGAAAAAGCTATTTTCAGAAATAGGGCAGTATGCAAAGATTAAAAAGCATGATGCCAAAATAGGTGTCTGTGGTTGCACTGCTAGTCATCTTGGAGATGAGATTCTAAAAAAGACAAAGGCAGTTAATTTTGTCTTAGGTGCTAGAAATGTATCGAAAATCTCACAAATCATACATAAAGATAGAGTAGCATGGGTAGATATAGATTATGATGATAGTGCTTATGTATTTAGCCAAGGCAACATCAGTAATGTTAGGGGATTTGTGAATATTTCTATAGGTTGTGACAAGAAATGTTCATATTGCATAGTGCCAAAAACAAGAGGCAAAGAAATTTCAATTCCAGCTGATTTGATAATAAATGAGGTAAAAAGATTAGTTGATAATGGCGTTAAAGAAGTTCTACTTTTAGGGCAGAATGTCAATAGTTATGGAAAAAATTTTAGCACTATTCATAGAGCGATAAATTTCACGCAACTCTTATCAGAAATATCTAATATAAATGGGTTGCATAGGATAAGATTCACTTCTCCTCATCCTCTTCATATGGACGATGAGTTTATTTTAGAATTTGCAAATAATAAAAAAATATGCAAGTCCATTCATATGCCTTTGCAGAGTGGTTCTACAAAGATATTAAGAGATATGAGGCGAGGTTATACAAAAGAGTGGTTTTTAAATAGGGCTGAAAAAATGAAATCTTTGATACCACAACTAACTATAGGTACTGATATTATCGTTGGATTCCCGGGTGAGAGTGAAGAAGATTTTTTAGACACACTTGATGTGCTAGAGAAAGTATCATTTGATACTATGTATAGCTTTATATATTCTACAAGACCACATACAGAGGCAAAAGAATTGTTAGAGAGTGGAAAAATAGAGCTAGTAGATGAAGATATTGCAAAGAATCGCTTAGCAAGATTGCAAGATAGACACAAAGAGCTTTTAGGTATTACAAATCAAGCACAACTTGGACAGATTCATGAGATTCTTTTTGAGAGTTATAAAGAAGGTATGCTAGAAGGTAGAAGTGATACAAATAAGCTAGTAAGAGTAAGCGGAGATGAGAGTTTAGTTGGCAGTATCTGCAATGCGAGAATCAGTGAAGTTAGGGGAGCACAATTATTTGGTGAATTAGTATAG